Proteins encoded by one window of uncultured Draconibacterium sp.:
- the araD gene encoding L-ribulose-5-phosphate 4-epimerase, protein MLEQLKEEVFKANLELVELDLVIFTWGNVSAIDRDKGLVVIKPSGVSYEDMKASDMVVVDMEGNVVEGNLKPSSDTATHLVLYKAFEGISGVVHTHSAWATSWAQAGRSIPALGTTHADYFYGAIPCTRKLTEEEVTTAYEVETGNVIVETFEGLDPVAIPGVLVNNHGPFSWGTSAHNAVHNAKVMEEVAKMAHTALQLTPGAEIDQFLLDKHYLRKHGKNAYYGQ, encoded by the coding sequence ATGCTTGAGCAATTAAAAGAAGAAGTTTTTAAAGCGAACCTGGAACTGGTGGAACTCGACCTGGTAATTTTTACCTGGGGAAATGTGAGTGCTATCGATCGCGATAAAGGTTTGGTAGTAATTAAGCCGAGCGGTGTTTCGTACGAAGATATGAAAGCCAGCGACATGGTGGTAGTTGACATGGAAGGAAATGTGGTTGAAGGAAATCTGAAACCATCGAGCGACACTGCAACTCACCTGGTGCTTTATAAAGCTTTTGAAGGAATATCGGGAGTTGTGCACACGCACTCAGCTTGGGCAACAAGCTGGGCGCAGGCCGGAAGAAGCATTCCGGCGTTGGGTACAACACATGCCGATTATTTTTACGGTGCAATTCCTTGTACACGTAAATTGACGGAGGAGGAGGTAACCACTGCATACGAAGTGGAAACCGGAAACGTAATTGTGGAAACTTTTGAAGGGCTCGATCCTGTTGCAATTCCGGGAGTTTTGGTAAATAACCACGGTCCGTTCTCATGGGGAACAAGTGCCCACAATGCCGTTCATAACGCAAAAGTTATGGAAGAAGTGGCAAAAATGGCACACACCGCTTTGCAACTGACTCCGGGAGCTGAGATCGATCAATTCTTATTAGATAAGCATTACCTGCGCAAGCATGGTAAAAATGCATACTACGGACAGTAA
- a CDS encoding ribulokinase, producing MAKYTIGLDYGSDSVRSLIVNVETGEEVASVVFEYPRWKKGEYCDAPNNQFRQHPKDYLEGLEYTIVEALKQAPAGVAENVVGISVDTTGSTPVAVDEKGTPLALTPGFEENPNAMFVLWKDHTAVKEAAEINELAKKSDIDFTKYEGGIYSSEWFWAKLLHVTREDAGVYRAAYSWVEHCDWIPAVLTGNTNPKTLKRSRCAAGHKAMWHEAFGGLPSEEFLTQLDPMLAGLKDRLFKETFTCDVAAGTLSEEWAKKLGLSTNVVIGVGAFDAHLGAVGAQIEPYHLSKVMGTSTCDMLIAPLEEVGDKLVSGICGQVDGSIVPGMLGLEAGQSAFGDIYAWFRRLIEWPMQNILAESDLIDEDTKKKLIDETSGKVIAKLSQEAEKIPIAESGIVALDWMNGRRTPDANQALKGAIIGLNLGSDAPRIFRALVEATAFGSKAINDRFISEGIRIDGVIALGGVAKKSKLVMQIVADVLDMPIKVACSEQACALGTAMAAAVAAGVYENLGEAQAKMGGGFEMEYHPIPENVEKYKALYEKYNRLGKFIEFDLNK from the coding sequence ATGGCAAAATATACAATTGGACTGGATTATGGTTCTGATTCGGTTCGTTCACTAATCGTAAACGTAGAGACCGGCGAAGAGGTAGCAAGCGTTGTGTTTGAATACCCGCGTTGGAAAAAAGGAGAATATTGCGATGCGCCAAACAACCAGTTTCGTCAGCATCCGAAAGATTATTTAGAAGGTCTGGAATACACCATAGTTGAGGCGCTGAAACAAGCTCCTGCAGGTGTAGCCGAAAATGTTGTGGGTATTTCTGTTGACACCACCGGATCGACTCCGGTAGCGGTTGACGAAAAAGGTACACCACTGGCATTAACTCCTGGTTTTGAGGAAAATCCAAATGCGATGTTCGTACTTTGGAAAGACCATACTGCTGTAAAAGAGGCGGCAGAAATTAACGAATTGGCCAAAAAGTCGGATATCGATTTCACTAAATACGAAGGTGGAATTTATTCGTCAGAGTGGTTTTGGGCCAAGTTATTGCATGTAACTCGCGAAGACGCAGGTGTTTACCGTGCAGCTTATTCGTGGGTGGAACATTGCGACTGGATTCCGGCAGTTCTTACCGGAAATACAAATCCAAAAACATTAAAAAGAAGCCGATGTGCAGCGGGGCATAAAGCAATGTGGCACGAAGCTTTTGGTGGTTTGCCATCAGAAGAATTCCTGACACAGCTTGATCCTATGTTAGCCGGATTAAAAGATCGTTTGTTTAAAGAAACATTCACTTGCGATGTAGCCGCAGGAACACTGAGTGAAGAGTGGGCGAAGAAATTAGGCCTTTCAACCAACGTGGTAATTGGGGTAGGAGCGTTTGATGCTCACCTTGGTGCTGTAGGTGCGCAAATCGAGCCTTATCACTTGTCGAAAGTTATGGGTACATCAACTTGCGATATGTTGATTGCGCCGCTTGAAGAAGTTGGTGATAAACTGGTAAGCGGTATTTGTGGTCAGGTTGACGGATCGATTGTTCCGGGTATGTTAGGTCTTGAGGCCGGTCAGTCGGCATTTGGTGATATTTACGCCTGGTTCCGTCGTTTAATCGAGTGGCCAATGCAAAATATTTTGGCTGAATCTGATTTAATCGACGAGGACACTAAGAAAAAGTTAATCGATGAAACTTCAGGTAAGGTGATTGCCAAATTGAGCCAGGAAGCTGAAAAAATTCCAATTGCAGAAAGTGGAATCGTTGCACTCGACTGGATGAACGGTCGTCGTACTCCGGATGCTAACCAGGCATTAAAAGGAGCAATCATCGGATTGAATTTAGGATCGGATGCACCCCGTATTTTCCGTGCATTGGTTGAAGCAACAGCTTTTGGTTCAAAAGCCATTAACGACCGCTTTATTTCCGAAGGAATCCGCATCGACGGTGTGATTGCACTGGGTGGTGTGGCCAAAAAATCGAAACTGGTAATGCAAATTGTTGCCGACGTACTGGATATGCCAATTAAAGTGGCTTGTTCGGAACAAGCTTGTGCATTGGGTACTGCAATGGCAGCAGCAGTGGCAGCCGGTGTTTACGAAAACCTTGGCGAAGCGCAGGCAAAAATGGGTGGCGGTTTCGAAATGGAGTATCATCCAATTCCTGAAAATGTAGAGAAATACAAAGCGCTTTACGAGAAATACAACAGACTGGGTAAGTTTATCGAGTTTGATTTGAATAAATAA
- a CDS encoding NUDIX hydrolase, with protein sequence MKHYTKHPKHFVAVDCVILGYDEGELCLLLYPRGFEPVKGAWSLMGGFVQDNESSDDAAKRVLKQTIGLEDIFMQQVSAFTNPDRDPEARVISLAYYALVRMDEHDKACVRENGAHWWPISELPEIVFDHGEMVEQALVKLQQEAGYRLIGKELLADKFTLLQLRKLYEAIFRREFDPGNFRKKILSLNVLERLNEKDSSESKKGAFYYRCKSEIMERGLDRIVKV encoded by the coding sequence ATGAAACACTATACTAAACATCCGAAGCATTTTGTAGCAGTAGACTGCGTGATATTGGGTTACGACGAAGGAGAACTTTGTTTGTTGCTTTATCCGCGGGGTTTCGAACCTGTAAAAGGAGCGTGGTCGCTTATGGGGGGATTTGTTCAGGATAACGAATCGTCGGATGATGCGGCAAAACGCGTATTAAAACAAACCATCGGTCTCGAAGATATTTTTATGCAGCAGGTAAGTGCCTTTACTAATCCAGATCGTGATCCGGAGGCAAGGGTAATTAGTCTTGCGTATTATGCATTGGTACGAATGGATGAACACGATAAAGCCTGTGTTCGAGAGAATGGCGCGCATTGGTGGCCCATTTCGGAACTCCCGGAAATCGTATTTGATCATGGCGAAATGGTAGAACAGGCATTGGTGAAATTGCAGCAGGAAGCTGGTTATCGCTTAATCGGTAAAGAACTGCTGGCTGATAAATTTACCTTACTTCAATTGCGCAAATTATACGAAGCTATATTTCGGCGCGAATTTGATCCCGGAAATTTCAGAAAGAAAATATTATCACTAAACGTATTGGAGCGCCTGAATGAAAAAGATTCGTCAGAGTCGAAAAAGGGTGCTTTTTACTACCGCTGCAAAAGCGAGATTATGGAACGGGGACTGGACCGGATCGTAAAAGTTTAA
- a CDS encoding aldose epimerase family protein → MKYLGIMALILMVFGCAQEEAPVGISSEDFAFDYNGKTIELFTLKNDNGLVCQLTNFGARVVSLYAPDKNGELADVIVGYGSGKDFVEKKENFYGAVIGRYGNRIGNAAFSIDEVEYPLQKNDGKNHLHGGTNGFHRQVWDAEQLSDNNVVFSLVSPDMETGYPGTVDVKVKYQLTAANELKIEYFATTDKKTVLNLTNHSYFNLKDGGKTSINEHLMYLNADYYTPVDRSLIPTGELAAVAGTPFDFTNPTAIGARVEADVEQLKVGGGYDHNWVLNTENNVAALAAKVVDPVSGRVLEVYTNEPGIQFYGGNFIDGQVAGKNDIKYGYRSAFCLETQHFPDSPNKPEFPSVIVNPGDEYYSVCIYKFDVEN, encoded by the coding sequence ATGAAGTACTTAGGAATTATGGCTTTGATTTTAATGGTTTTTGGCTGTGCGCAGGAAGAAGCGCCAGTGGGTATTTCAAGCGAAGATTTTGCGTTTGATTACAATGGTAAAACCATTGAATTGTTTACCTTGAAAAACGATAACGGCCTTGTTTGTCAGTTAACAAACTTTGGTGCCAGAGTGGTGAGTTTGTATGCTCCCGACAAAAATGGCGAGTTGGCAGACGTGATTGTTGGTTACGGTTCGGGTAAAGATTTTGTAGAAAAGAAAGAGAATTTTTACGGTGCGGTTATCGGTCGTTATGGAAACCGTATTGGTAATGCAGCTTTTTCGATTGACGAAGTGGAATACCCGCTGCAGAAAAACGATGGCAAAAATCACTTGCATGGTGGAACCAATGGTTTTCATCGCCAGGTTTGGGATGCCGAACAGCTAAGTGATAACAACGTTGTTTTTAGCCTGGTTTCGCCGGATATGGAAACCGGTTACCCGGGTACTGTGGACGTGAAAGTGAAATACCAGTTAACAGCTGCAAACGAGCTGAAAATTGAATATTTTGCCACGACCGATAAAAAAACGGTATTGAATCTGACCAACCACTCGTATTTCAACTTAAAAGATGGTGGAAAAACTTCGATTAATGAGCACCTGATGTATCTGAACGCAGATTATTACACTCCGGTTGACCGTAGTTTGATACCAACAGGAGAGTTAGCGGCAGTTGCAGGAACTCCATTCGATTTTACTAATCCAACAGCAATTGGTGCACGCGTTGAAGCAGATGTTGAACAGTTAAAAGTTGGTGGCGGTTACGACCACAACTGGGTGTTAAATACCGAGAATAACGTAGCTGCTTTGGCTGCAAAAGTAGTTGATCCTGTGTCAGGACGAGTGTTGGAAGTTTACACCAACGAACCGGGTATTCAGTTTTACGGTGGTAACTTCATCGACGGACAAGTTGCCGGTAAAAACGATATTAAATACGGTTACAGAAGTGCATTTTGTTTAGAAACACAGCACTTTCCTGATAGCCCTAACAAGCCTGAGTTTCCAAGTGTTATTGTAAATCCGGGCGATGAGTACTATTCGGTTTGTATCTACAAATTTGATGTTGAAAATTAG
- a CDS encoding family 43 glycosylhydrolase: protein MHTNKMRKLLIWMIAGIFILSSCGNRTQEQARKHISNPVLPGWFADPTIKKFGDIYYIYATTDNEMLASGAPTVWYSRDLQNWYNYIMEVPTLNSVALRNFWAPDIMQGEDGRYYLYFGNCQAGCNIYGYVSDTPVGPWKKLHDDDTPVIAQNYPIDGFPSLDAQFFQDDDGRIYGYWGTWVHYNSGYAVGELNAETMDVMSNSTNIPLEQTPNPFEAAYMIKKGDKYILMYSAESCHNETYKVLYSYANDPYGPFTPGENNPVLQTNEDGTTHGPGHHSVLENGDDYYIVYHKHDVPFTAGGMARQVCIDSMIFENDSTIKAVVPTQKGIKAFIPGEVPEDIAFEAVALASSFYHLQSPAYDYKYLPDFAFDNDNATMWKAADNTFPQSLTVDLGEEKDIKRIATQFEFSPYYYQYKIEYSTDNTNWEVYADRSENRTPGSPMIDDNDVSARYLKLTVLGTEQTGTFAAVWNMKVYEETFDIPLKLVNKPSENEPGAASSQSMIVGFNANDLKDQSFDKLTNAGSLGGDLVRKGNVKIVTDKESGTKAIEFAKGALELDGIAVPRSLEWNGAFTISAWVKNPEVSDRDECLASWCDRSAHYLANSYNAVHYNKSNFGAVAHLDGHFDLPYNTVPEANKWHHIVVTFDGVVEKVYVDGVLDNAQNMLLSSAVDNAKIRIGASDAGEYYTGLMAAFEMYDYALPQSAITKAYQESELK from the coding sequence ATGCATACTAACAAAATGAGAAAATTGCTGATTTGGATGATTGCAGGAATCTTTATCCTGTCGTCATGTGGAAATAGAACACAAGAACAAGCCCGGAAACACATTTCTAACCCGGTTTTGCCCGGGTGGTTTGCCGATCCTACGATTAAAAAGTTTGGCGATATTTATTACATCTATGCCACTACCGATAATGAAATGCTGGCATCGGGAGCACCAACTGTCTGGTACAGTCGCGACCTGCAAAACTGGTACAACTATATTATGGAAGTGCCTACTTTAAACTCGGTGGCATTACGCAATTTTTGGGCACCTGATATTATGCAGGGCGAAGATGGCCGTTACTACCTGTATTTTGGTAACTGCCAGGCCGGATGTAATATTTATGGATATGTATCGGATACGCCTGTTGGCCCATGGAAAAAGCTACACGACGATGATACACCGGTAATTGCACAGAATTATCCGATCGATGGATTTCCATCATTGGATGCTCAGTTTTTTCAGGACGATGATGGCCGGATTTATGGCTACTGGGGAACCTGGGTGCACTACAACAGCGGATATGCTGTTGGCGAATTAAATGCCGAAACAATGGATGTAATGTCGAACTCCACCAACATTCCGTTAGAGCAAACACCAAATCCTTTCGAGGCCGCTTATATGATTAAAAAAGGCGATAAATACATTCTGATGTATTCAGCCGAATCGTGCCATAACGAAACGTATAAAGTATTGTATTCATACGCGAACGATCCATACGGGCCATTTACACCGGGAGAAAATAACCCGGTTTTACAAACAAATGAAGATGGAACAACTCACGGACCGGGACACCACTCGGTACTGGAAAATGGCGACGATTATTACATTGTTTATCACAAACACGATGTTCCGTTTACTGCAGGCGGAATGGCGCGCCAGGTGTGTATCGACAGTATGATTTTTGAAAACGATTCAACAATTAAAGCTGTGGTCCCAACGCAAAAAGGGATTAAGGCTTTTATTCCGGGTGAAGTGCCTGAAGATATTGCATTTGAGGCTGTAGCATTGGCTTCATCTTTCTATCATTTGCAATCGCCAGCATATGATTACAAGTATTTACCTGATTTCGCTTTTGATAATGACAATGCCACGATGTGGAAAGCTGCCGATAATACTTTCCCACAAAGTCTGACGGTTGATTTGGGCGAAGAAAAGGACATTAAACGAATTGCTACACAATTCGAATTTTCGCCTTACTATTATCAATACAAAATTGAATATTCTACCGATAATACAAATTGGGAAGTTTATGCCGATCGCTCGGAAAACCGCACACCGGGAAGTCCAATGATAGATGATAATGATGTAAGCGCACGCTACCTGAAACTTACCGTTTTGGGAACCGAGCAAACAGGAACTTTCGCCGCTGTGTGGAATATGAAAGTTTACGAGGAAACATTCGATATTCCTTTGAAACTGGTAAATAAACCATCGGAAAATGAGCCGGGTGCAGCAAGCTCGCAGAGCATGATTGTTGGCTTTAACGCAAATGATCTTAAGGATCAGTCGTTTGATAAACTTACAAACGCCGGTTCGTTAGGTGGTGATTTGGTAAGAAAAGGAAATGTAAAGATCGTTACTGATAAAGAAAGCGGAACAAAAGCAATTGAGTTCGCGAAAGGAGCTTTGGAACTCGACGGAATCGCTGTCCCAAGAAGTTTAGAGTGGAACGGAGCGTTTACAATTTCTGCCTGGGTGAAAAACCCTGAAGTAAGTGACAGGGACGAGTGTCTGGCATCGTGGTGCGACAGAAGTGCGCATTACCTGGCAAACTCGTATAACGCCGTTCATTATAATAAAAGTAATTTCGGTGCAGTTGCTCACCTTGATGGCCATTTTGATTTGCCCTACAATACAGTTCCCGAAGCCAATAAATGGCACCACATTGTAGTAACTTTCGATGGAGTAGTGGAAAAAGTGTATGTTGATGGTGTGCTAGATAATGCGCAAAATATGCTTTTATCGTCGGCAGTTGATAATGCAAAGATTAGAATTGGCGCATCGGATGCAGGCGAATACTACACCGGTTTAATGGCGGCCTTTGAAATGTATGATTATGCTTTGCCACAATCTGCAATTACAAAAGCTTACCAGGAATCTGAATTGAAATAA
- a CDS encoding sodium:solute symporter encodes MELLDWIVIGLFGVALIGIIVWVLSQKEETSGDYFLAGRDASWIAIGASIFASNIGSEHLIGLAGAGASSGMAMAHWEIQGWMILILGWVFVPFYSRSMVLTMPEFLERRYNKESRTVLSFISLVSYVLTKVAVTVYAGGLVFQQVFGIETMWGIDFFWISAIGLVLLTALYTIFGGMKSVLYTSVLQTPILLGGSLVIVVLGLKAVGGWDQVLEIAGATQVNEYGDSMINLIRDNRDADFPWLGALIGSSVIGFWYWCTDQFIVQRVLSGKNETHARRGTIFGAYLKLLPVFLFLIPGMIAYAMSAKGGVILNGQEYVLPSADAAFPSLVAQLLPAGIKGLVVCGILAALMSSLASLFNSSAMLFTIDFYKRYKPETPEKKLVKIGQIATVVIVILGILWIPIMRSIGDVLYEYLQDVQSVLSPGIAAAFLLGITWKRASAKGGFWGLMAGFIIGIIRLGSKVYYENVQGAADNLFKSVFYDTNWLFFCGWMLLVCLIVVIVVSLVTEAPDQKKIQGLVFGTSTPEEKAATRASWNGWDVFHTVIILGLTVAFYIYFW; translated from the coding sequence ATGGAATTACTAGATTGGATTGTAATTGGTCTTTTCGGAGTTGCTCTTATCGGAATCATTGTTTGGGTTCTGAGTCAGAAAGAGGAAACTTCCGGTGACTACTTCCTTGCAGGACGCGATGCTTCGTGGATTGCAATTGGAGCTTCAATTTTTGCTTCTAATATTGGATCAGAACACCTTATTGGATTAGCTGGTGCAGGTGCCTCGAGTGGTATGGCCATGGCGCACTGGGAAATCCAGGGATGGATGATATTGATTCTGGGTTGGGTCTTTGTTCCGTTTTATTCGCGAAGTATGGTACTTACCATGCCCGAGTTTTTGGAACGCCGATACAATAAGGAATCCAGAACTGTCTTATCATTTATCTCATTAGTAAGTTATGTATTAACCAAGGTTGCAGTAACAGTTTATGCCGGAGGTTTGGTATTCCAACAGGTATTCGGTATCGAAACCATGTGGGGAATTGATTTCTTCTGGATCTCGGCCATTGGTCTCGTGTTGTTAACTGCTCTTTATACCATTTTTGGAGGAATGAAATCGGTGTTGTATACATCGGTGCTGCAAACGCCAATTCTACTTGGTGGATCGCTTGTGATTGTTGTACTTGGATTAAAAGCCGTTGGTGGCTGGGATCAGGTGCTCGAAATTGCCGGGGCTACGCAGGTTAATGAATATGGCGACAGCATGATCAACCTGATTCGTGATAACCGCGATGCTGATTTCCCATGGCTGGGAGCTTTAATCGGTTCTAGTGTTATCGGTTTCTGGTACTGGTGTACCGACCAGTTTATTGTACAAAGGGTACTGTCGGGTAAAAACGAAACACATGCCCGTAGAGGTACAATTTTTGGCGCTTACCTGAAATTGTTGCCGGTATTCTTGTTCCTTATTCCTGGTATGATTGCTTATGCAATGAGTGCAAAAGGAGGAGTTATCTTAAACGGACAAGAGTATGTATTGCCAAGTGCCGATGCTGCCTTCCCATCGTTGGTTGCCCAGTTGCTTCCTGCCGGTATTAAAGGGCTGGTTGTTTGTGGTATTTTGGCTGCTTTGATGAGTTCGCTGGCTTCGCTGTTTAATTCATCGGCAATGTTATTTACCATCGACTTTTACAAGCGATACAAGCCGGAAACACCTGAGAAGAAACTTGTTAAAATCGGTCAGATTGCCACCGTTGTTATTGTGATTCTGGGTATTTTATGGATCCCGATTATGAGAAGTATTGGTGATGTTCTTTACGAATATCTGCAAGACGTACAATCGGTATTATCTCCGGGTATTGCAGCTGCATTCTTATTGGGTATTACATGGAAACGTGCTTCTGCAAAAGGTGGATTCTGGGGATTGATGGCTGGTTTTATAATCGGTATTATCCGTTTGGGATCAAAAGTATATTACGAGAATGTTCAGGGTGCAGCCGACAATCTGTTTAAGTCTGTATTTTACGACACAAACTGGTTATTCTTCTGCGGTTGGATGCTACTTGTTTGTTTGATAGTGGTTATCGTTGTTAGTTTGGTTACCGAAGCACCGGACCAGAAAAAGATTCAGGGCTTGGTATTCGGAACTTCAACACCGGAAGAAAAAGCTGCTACACGCGCCAGCTGGAATGGCTGGGATGTTTTCCATACTGTTATTATTTTAGGATTAACAGTGGCATTTTACATCTACTTCTGGTAG
- the araA gene encoding L-arabinose isomerase has product MSSTLKQMEVWFVTGSQHLYGPKTLEQVAEHSKEIAAAFDASTEIPVKVVVKPTGTGSKEIHRICKDANSDDNCIGIITWMHTFSPAKMWIHGLKELNKPLLHLHTQYNKEIPWDEIDMDFMNLNQSAHGDREFGHITARMRYNLKVVVGHWQDPKTVSQVASWARVAAAWADSQDMLIVRFGDQMNNVAVTDGDKVDAERVFGYHVDYCPIAELVAVQNEVTEEEVAELVKVYEAEYNFVDSCKEGGKDREQVAHAAKIEIALRRLLEAKGAKAFTTNFDDLEGIDQLPGLASQRLMADGYGFGAEGDWKTAALLRTMWFMSQEMPNYKGCSFLEDYTLNFDGENSAILQAHMLEVCPLIADGKPTLDVLPLGIGGKNDPARVIFKSKTGPGVAATVVDMGSRFRMIINTVDCIESKDLPKLPVASALWIPQPNFEVGAAAWILAGGTHHTSFSYDLSVEDLLDYAEIAGIEAVVIDKDTTIPKFKKELRWNDLYYHLAKGL; this is encoded by the coding sequence ATGAGCAGTACATTAAAACAAATGGAAGTTTGGTTTGTAACCGGTAGTCAACACCTATACGGACCTAAAACATTGGAACAAGTGGCAGAGCATTCAAAAGAAATTGCTGCTGCTTTTGACGCATCTACTGAAATTCCGGTAAAAGTTGTAGTAAAACCTACAGGAACCGGTTCGAAAGAAATACACCGCATTTGTAAAGACGCAAACAGCGATGATAACTGTATCGGTATCATTACCTGGATGCACACTTTCTCTCCTGCAAAAATGTGGATTCACGGATTGAAAGAATTAAACAAACCATTGTTGCACCTGCATACACAGTACAACAAAGAAATTCCATGGGACGAAATCGATATGGATTTCATGAACCTGAACCAGAGTGCACACGGTGACAGAGAATTCGGTCACATAACTGCACGTATGCGTTACAATCTTAAAGTGGTTGTTGGTCACTGGCAGGATCCTAAAACCGTTTCACAGGTTGCTTCATGGGCACGTGTTGCTGCTGCATGGGCCGATTCTCAAGACATGTTAATTGTTCGTTTCGGAGACCAGATGAATAACGTAGCAGTTACCGATGGTGATAAAGTTGATGCTGAAAGAGTTTTCGGATATCACGTAGATTACTGTCCTATAGCTGAACTTGTTGCCGTACAAAATGAGGTTACAGAAGAAGAAGTAGCCGAATTGGTAAAAGTTTACGAGGCAGAATACAATTTTGTTGATAGCTGTAAAGAAGGTGGAAAAGACCGCGAACAGGTAGCTCATGCAGCAAAAATTGAAATAGCATTGCGTCGCCTGTTGGAAGCAAAAGGTGCAAAAGCTTTCACTACCAACTTCGACGATTTAGAAGGTATCGATCAATTGCCAGGTTTGGCTTCGCAGCGTTTAATGGCTGATGGTTATGGATTTGGAGCAGAAGGTGACTGGAAAACAGCTGCTTTATTGCGCACGATGTGGTTTATGAGCCAGGAAATGCCAAACTACAAAGGATGTTCTTTCCTGGAAGATTATACCTTAAACTTCGATGGCGAAAACAGTGCTATTCTCCAGGCGCATATGTTGGAAGTTTGTCCGTTAATTGCCGATGGCAAACCAACCCTTGATGTACTTCCTCTCGGAATTGGTGGTAAAAACGATCCTGCCCGTGTTATTTTCAAAAGTAAAACAGGACCTGGTGTTGCCGCTACAGTTGTAGATATGGGAAGCCGTTTTCGTATGATCATTAATACTGTAGATTGTATCGAGTCGAAAGACCTGCCAAAATTACCGGTAGCAAGTGCACTTTGGATTCCTCAACCTAACTTCGAAGTTGGAGCTGCTGCATGGATTTTAGCTGGTGGTACACACCACACCAGTTTCTCATACGACCTGAGTGTTGAAGACTTATTAGACTATGCTGAAATTGCAGGAATCGAAGCAGTAGTAATCGATAAAGACACAACCATTCCTAAGTTCAAAAAAGAACTTCGCTGGAATGATCTTTACTATCATTTGGCCAAAGGATTATAA